CCGGCTGCGCGAGCATTCCGGCCGCATATCGCGAGCGCGGCCAGATGGCCTACGCGACCGGCAAGCGCATCGTCGATCTGGTGCGCGAGGACGTGCGGCCGTCGAAGATCATGACGAAAGAAGCGTTCGAAAACGCGATCGTGGTCGCATCGGCGCTCGGCGCGTCGACCAACTGCCCGCCGCATCTGATCGCGATCGCGCGGCACATGGGCGTCGAGCTGAGTCTCGACGACTGGCAGCGCGTCGGCGAGCAGGTGCCGCTGATCGTCAACTGCATGCCCGCGGGCGAATATCTCGGCGAGAGCTTCCATCGCGCGGGCGGCGTGCCGGCGGTGATGCGCGAGCTCGCGAAGGGCGGCCTCGTGCACGAGGAATGTCTGACGGTGTCGGGCCGCACGATGGGCGAAATCGCGGCCGCCGCGCCCGCACCGGACCGCGAGGTCATCAAGACGACCGAGGAACCGCTGAAGCACGGCGCGGGCTTCATGGTGCTGTCGGGCAACTTCTTCGACAGCGCGATCATGAAGATGTCGGTGGTCGGCGATGCGTTCCGCAAGACCTATCTGAGCGAGCCGGGCGCGGAGAACACCTTCGAAGCACGCGCGATCGTGTTCGACGGCCCCGAGGACTATCACGCGCGCATCAACGACCCGGCCCTCGAAATCGACGAGCATTGCATTCTCGTGATTCGCGGCACCGGCACGGTCGGCTATCCGGGCAGCGCCGAGGTCGTCAACATGGCGCCGCCGGCGGCGCTCGTGCGCCAGGGCATCACGTCGCTGCCCACACTGGGCGACGGCCGTCAGAGCGGCACGTCCGCGAGCCCGTCGATTCTGAACATGTCGCCGGAAGCGGCGGTGGGCGGCGGCCTTGCGCTGCTGCGCACGAACGACCGCATCCGTGTCGATCTGAATTCGCGCAGCGTGAACGTACTGGTCGACGAAGCCGAACTCGCGCGACGCCGTGAAACCGTGAAGTTCGAGATTCCGGCCGCCCAAACGCCGTGGCAGGAGCTGTACCGCAAGACGGTCGGCCAGCTTTCGACCGGCGGCTGTCTGGAACCGGCGACGCTTTATCTGAAGGTGATTGCCGAGCGCGGCAATCCACGGCATTCGCATTGACCTGCAGGTGACAAGGCCGGACTTCGCACGCAAAGCGACGCCCGGCCTTGCCCGTTTCTCCACTTATTCGAAAGAGCCCATCCCATGTCCGCAACTTCCTCCTCCAGCTTTCTTCCCGGCGATCTGAACGACGCGCTGCTGATCGGCCGCGTGTGGCGCAAGACCGAGCAGCATGAAGGACCGTGCGTGGTCGTCGTGCGCGGCGGCGAGGTGTTCGACATCACCGCGAGCGTGCCGACCACCGCCGATCTATTCGAACGCGACGATGCCGCGCAATTTGCGCGCAGCGCGCCGGGCGCGCCGCTCGGGCCGGTCGCGCAACTGATCGACGCAAACCTGCCGGGCGCGAGCACCCCCGCCGTGCGCCTGCTCGCGCCGTGCGACGTGCAGGCGATCAAGGCCTGCGGCGTCACGTTCG
The nucleotide sequence above comes from Paraburkholderia youngii. Encoded proteins:
- a CDS encoding IlvD/Edd family dehydratase; amino-acid sequence: MSASTPRRLRSQEWFDDPSHADMTALYVERFMNYGLTREELQSGRPIIGIAQTGSDLAPCNRHHIELAARTKAGIRDAGGIPMEFPVHPLAEQSRRPTAALDRNLAYLGLVEILHGFPLDGVVLTTGCDKTTPACLMAAATVDMPAIVLSGGPMLDGWHDGKRVGSGTVIWHARNLLAAGEIDYEGFMELTTASSPSIGHCNTMGTALSMNSLAEALGMSLPGCASIPAAYRERGQMAYATGKRIVDLVREDVRPSKIMTKEAFENAIVVASALGASTNCPPHLIAIARHMGVELSLDDWQRVGEQVPLIVNCMPAGEYLGESFHRAGGVPAVMRELAKGGLVHEECLTVSGRTMGEIAAAAPAPDREVIKTTEEPLKHGAGFMVLSGNFFDSAIMKMSVVGDAFRKTYLSEPGAENTFEARAIVFDGPEDYHARINDPALEIDEHCILVIRGTGTVGYPGSAEVVNMAPPAALVRQGITSLPTLGDGRQSGTSASPSILNMSPEAAVGGGLALLRTNDRIRVDLNSRSVNVLVDEAELARRRETVKFEIPAAQTPWQELYRKTVGQLSTGGCLEPATLYLKVIAERGNPRHSH